The following are encoded in a window of Ruminiclostridium herbifermentans genomic DNA:
- a CDS encoding N-acetylmuramoyl-L-alanine amidase — protein MNLHKLILTNNACYKAGRTITPKGIMVHSTGANNPNLKRYVGPDDGLLGKNQYNNHWNQDKPDGRQVCVHAFIGKLADGSIATYQTLPWNHRGWHAGGSANDTHIGFEICEDGLTDASYFSAVHKEALELCVYLCKQYGLTEKDIIGHYEGYQKGIASNHGDPKNWFPKHGKSMDTFRADVKAGLAAAVTPAPVTPTAPKKYYRVQVGAYSVKANADAMLTKLKAAGFTDAFVKYSE, from the coding sequence ATGAACCTTCATAAACTCATTTTGACCAACAATGCTTGCTACAAAGCGGGCCGAACTATCACTCCTAAGGGCATCATGGTGCATTCAACAGGGGCAAATAATCCAAACCTCAAGCGCTATGTTGGTCCAGATGACGGCCTGTTGGGCAAGAACCAATATAACAACCATTGGAATCAGGATAAGCCGGATGGGCGGCAGGTCTGTGTACATGCCTTTATTGGCAAACTAGCAGATGGCAGTATCGCAACCTATCAGACTCTGCCCTGGAACCACCGAGGCTGGCATGCCGGAGGTTCTGCTAACGATACACACATCGGCTTTGAAATCTGCGAGGACGGGTTGACCGATGCCTCGTATTTTTCTGCCGTACACAAGGAAGCCTTGGAACTTTGCGTCTACCTTTGCAAACAGTATGGGCTGACAGAGAAAGATATAATCGGACATTACGAGGGGTATCAGAAAGGTATCGCTTCAAATCATGGCGATCCTAAAAATTGGTTCCCAAAGCACGGCAAGAGCATGGATACTTTCCGTGCTGATGTTAAGGCTGGGCTTGCAGCAGCAGTAACGCCCGCTCCCGTCACACCGACTGCTCCGAAAAAATACTACCGTGTGCAGGTAGGTGCGTACTCCGTTAAGGCAAACGCAGATGCTATGCTTACCAAGCTTAAAGCTGCTGGCTTTACGGATGCCTTCGTCAAGTACAGCGAGTAA
- a CDS encoding phage holin family protein: MKEIWNWIQVVFTAIGGTLGWYLGGLDGFLYALITFVVVDYITGVLRAIVEKKLSSRIGAQGIAKKVAIFLVVGIGHLIDTYLLGGTGAPLRTAIIFFYIANEGISFVENATAIGLPVPEKLKDVLAQLHGKDGETK, encoded by the coding sequence ATGAAAGAGATTTGGAATTGGATTCAGGTTGTGTTTACAGCCATTGGAGGAACCCTTGGCTGGTATTTAGGCGGATTGGACGGTTTCCTTTATGCACTCATCACCTTTGTGGTTGTCGACTACATCACTGGTGTGCTTCGTGCAATTGTGGAAAAGAAACTTTCCAGCCGAATCGGAGCACAGGGTATCGCCAAGAAGGTAGCGATATTCCTTGTGGTCGGTATTGGTCATCTCATTGACACTTACCTGCTCGGCGGCACGGGAGCACCGCTTCGTACAGCGATTATCTTCTTCTACATTGCTAACGAGGGTATTTCTTTTGTTGAGAATGCCACGGCTATTGGGTTACCTGTGCCTGAAAAGTTAAAAGATGTGCTGGCACAGCTTCATGGAAAGGACGGCGAAACGAAATGA
- the istA gene encoding IS21 family transposase has translation MIIKSSIITDLNIQTVKDLYKLKPFMEDTTLKVNKSQIARELDVDRRTVDKYINGFHKAKSRECVNCITAYYDIIAELLSDNSQQIFYYRRVLWQYLVDNHSYEGSYVNFCYYLRKYPELDSYFKKSRPSNANNVTIRYETGMGQQAQLDWKESIRFTLSTGEIIEVNIFVLLLSYSRFRVYRVSLSKTQDILFSFLDDAFNTFGGVPSEIVTDNMKTVMDEPRTEYTEGKINIKFKQFADDYGFKVHPCIAGRPRTKAKVEAPMKLLDEIRAYNGKLDYKELNELVTRINNRVNMQVNQGTGRIPLMYFNKEKAFLGSLPADTIRKPYQITPHKVKVNSSSMFNHNECQYSVPPEYIGKTLTLQVYDGYIHVYYNIELITIHTLSKKKLNYLNEHYTAIARKSHAFKEENINERAKENLQVIGEVYSYE, from the coding sequence ATGATTATCAAAAGTAGTATCATAACAGATTTAAATATTCAAACTGTCAAGGATCTTTATAAGTTAAAACCATTTATGGAGGACACAACATTGAAGGTTAATAAAAGCCAGATCGCAAGGGAACTTGATGTCGATAGGCGTACAGTTGATAAATACATTAATGGCTTTCATAAGGCCAAATCCAGAGAATGCGTGAATTGTATCACTGCTTACTATGACATTATCGCAGAGCTTCTATCTGATAACAGCCAGCAGATATTTTATTACAGAAGAGTTTTATGGCAATACCTAGTAGACAATCATTCTTATGAAGGGTCTTATGTGAATTTCTGCTACTATCTAAGAAAATATCCTGAACTAGACTCATATTTCAAAAAAAGCAGACCTTCAAACGCAAATAACGTAACCATACGTTATGAAACAGGAATGGGTCAACAAGCACAACTAGACTGGAAAGAGTCTATACGATTTACTCTTTCAACAGGTGAAATAATAGAAGTAAACATATTTGTATTATTGCTGTCATACTCACGTTTTAGAGTATACAGGGTATCTCTATCAAAAACACAGGACATATTATTTTCATTCCTTGATGATGCGTTTAACACGTTTGGAGGTGTTCCAAGTGAGATTGTCACCGATAATATGAAAACAGTTATGGATGAGCCAAGAACAGAGTATACAGAAGGGAAAATAAATATAAAATTTAAGCAGTTTGCGGATGATTATGGTTTTAAGGTGCACCCTTGTATTGCAGGAAGACCAAGAACAAAAGCCAAAGTAGAAGCACCAATGAAACTACTTGATGAGATAAGAGCCTACAATGGAAAACTTGATTACAAGGAACTTAATGAGTTGGTCACACGAATAAATAACAGAGTAAACATGCAGGTAAATCAAGGTACAGGTCGTATTCCATTAATGTATTTCAACAAGGAAAAAGCTTTCTTAGGAAGCTTACCAGCCGATACCATAAGAAAGCCTTATCAAATAACTCCACATAAAGTAAAAGTAAATTCATCCAGCATGTTCAACCATAATGAATGCCAGTATTCTGTACCACCAGAATACATTGGAAAAACTCTTACTTTACAAGTGTATGATGGTTACATACATGTTTATTATAACATAGAATTAATAACTATCCATACCCTTAGTAAAAAGAAACTTAATTACCTTAATGAACACTATACTGCTATAGCAAGAAAATCGCATGCATTTAAGGAAGAAAATATAAATGAGCGGGCAAAAGAAAACTTACAGGTTATAGGAGAAGTATACAGTTATGAATAA
- a CDS encoding MBL fold metallo-hydrolase gives MTKIYEIGNFILRNYILETSCGFIAIDTGYPEGQLAFIKKFQKIAPLSELKYIFLTHAHDDHAGFLRSLLNECDAKVILNPVGIPVLEAGENKILPGAGYSNRLAASTFGKAKKEFNFPSVQLGDKAILINSEEEQFFESLGLPLKIVFLPGHTADSIGLYDKSNNILFCGDAAMNAVISLGYHTIWIDDVTQFGQSWDKMIALNPKKIYPSHGNPFSPSKLQKYRHFMDKRKLIPIE, from the coding sequence ATGACAAAAATTTACGAGATAGGAAACTTCATTCTACGGAACTACATATTAGAAACCTCTTGTGGATTTATTGCCATTGATACAGGGTATCCGGAAGGGCAACTCGCCTTTATAAAGAAGTTTCAAAAAATAGCACCTCTTTCCGAATTGAAATATATTTTTCTAACCCATGCACACGATGATCATGCCGGATTCCTTCGTAGCCTTCTTAATGAATGTGATGCAAAAGTAATTCTCAATCCTGTCGGCATCCCTGTGTTAGAAGCGGGCGAAAATAAGATATTACCAGGTGCAGGATACAGCAATAGATTAGCCGCTTCTACATTTGGGAAGGCAAAGAAAGAATTTAATTTCCCTTCCGTTCAACTTGGAGATAAGGCAATACTTATAAATAGTGAAGAAGAACAATTCTTTGAGTCGTTGGGGCTTCCGTTAAAAATAGTTTTTCTGCCGGGCCATACAGCCGATTCAATTGGACTATATGACAAAAGCAACAATATACTATTCTGTGGTGATGCGGCGATGAATGCTGTAATTAGTCTCGGTTATCATACCATTTGGATTGATGATGTGACGCAATTTGGGCAGTCGTGGGATAAAATGATTGCATTAAACCCCAAGAAGATCTATCCATCACATGGAAATCCGTTTTCTCCGAGCAAACTACAAAAGTATCGACATTTTATGGATAAGCGCAAGCTGATTCCAATAGAATAA
- the istB gene encoding IS21-like element helper ATPase IstB: MNNSTYKQLCRNMEILGLGQMVIHLDEISNFVTSNNLSFTEGLLRLSNYEVDFKEAKASRSMIKAAAFPFVKELKDYDFNFQPSVNQQEIQELCTLGFLERNENIVFLGPSGVGKTHLATSIGIAAAKKRTSTYFIKCHDLLQQLKKAKLENRLDVRLRHFCHYRLLIIDELGYLPIDKEDSNMFFQLIDMRYERKSTILTTNMNFNEWDGVFYDAVVANAILDRVLHHAHVISISGKSYRLKDHMKQGE, encoded by the coding sequence ATGAATAACAGTACATACAAACAGTTATGCAGGAATATGGAGATTCTTGGCCTTGGGCAAATGGTAATTCATCTTGATGAAATATCTAATTTTGTGACATCCAACAATCTTTCGTTTACAGAAGGACTACTGAGACTTAGTAATTACGAAGTTGATTTTAAGGAGGCCAAAGCATCTAGATCTATGATTAAAGCAGCAGCATTTCCTTTTGTAAAGGAATTGAAAGATTATGATTTCAATTTTCAGCCGTCAGTAAATCAGCAAGAAATACAAGAACTTTGCACGCTTGGTTTTCTTGAAAGAAATGAGAATATAGTATTTCTTGGTCCAAGTGGTGTTGGAAAGACTCATCTGGCAACATCAATAGGAATAGCTGCAGCAAAGAAACGTACTAGCACATATTTTATCAAATGTCATGATTTATTGCAGCAACTAAAGAAAGCAAAACTGGAAAACAGACTTGATGTAAGACTCAGACACTTCTGCCATTACAGACTACTTATCATTGATGAACTTGGCTACTTACCCATTGATAAAGAAGATTCTAATATGTTTTTTCAGCTTATAGATATGAGATATGAGAGAAAAAGTACCATTCTTACAACAAACATGAATTTCAACGAATGGGATGGTGTATTCTATGACGCAGTTGTAGCCAATGCAATACTTGACAGGGTATTGCACCATGCACATGTAATATCTATATCTGGAAAGTCATACAGATTAAAGGATCATATGAAGCAAGGAGAATAG
- a CDS encoding SHOCT domain-containing protein yields the protein MTAIGSIPEIKYEKKPVTQEQLQREVDYIRAQRMLDSMLQSGLISLSEFNKITLLNRKSFSPALAQIMPEKH from the coding sequence ATGACTGCTATTGGCTCAATACCAGAAATTAAATATGAAAAGAAGCCTGTTACACAAGAGCAATTGCAGCGCGAAGTTGATTATATACGAGCACAGCGGATGCTCGATTCCATGCTTCAATCTGGACTTATTTCCTTGTCGGAATTCAACAAGATAACCTTATTAAATCGAAAATCTTTCTCTCCTGCGCTGGCACAGATTATGCCCGAAAAGCATTGA